One Candidatus Hydrogenedentota bacterium DNA window includes the following coding sequences:
- a CDS encoding DUF4838 domain-containing protein yields MRNRAAKLFKMMALCVSLLLLKGNHVALAQEVLCLAKDRQAQTAIIIPDEAIPPERFAAEELQHHVEKATGATLSIYPEREAALGYEGLIYLGNCRKTSEVGIDVTSIEPSGYIVRTVGGSLFLAGRDRFRGGEVDSAWCANWQGTLFAVYDLLENDLGVRWLWPGELGEIVPAAKTIELGPVNRSGAPRYLEARLCVPGYPSDALGWASEENKKNFLEAQRVFLLRHRLVTVQNMAYGHHFQEYWKKFGQTRPEFFNMLPNGEREPLPGDDGSNITLCVSQPALWAQIVSEWSQHPERNPDNIPYRPFVNACENDTPGMCACPTCRSWDAPDPLFKDHDYWGKGIIPDRAHRFSVGVAPWSQSRFTASKEGPSLADRYALFYLSVLEEAKKVDKDAKVIGYAYANYWKAPKAVELNEDVIISYVPPLWFPYTEEQSREFRENWDGWRNAGVKHLVLRPNLTHAGTNLPVFYARKLAADFTYAAERGMIATAFDSLLGAYSAQGPTLYTLARIHEHPDWSADRILDEYYSGFGPAQVPVQRYFEYWEKHSDSLDPSAVERICREEQDSQGRPGGGFKNYVRIAHRIFPPETFVEARGLLSAAIEGASGDELAERRVAYLEKGLTDAEMTAAVRAAQSNAEKKPSDENSRLFEDALRNLVAYRASVEADYVCNFGHAAYREKNGSGWNHAL; encoded by the coding sequence TTGCGTAACCGCGCGGCCAAACTCTTCAAAATGATGGCCCTTTGCGTCTCGCTGCTCCTTCTTAAGGGAAACCATGTTGCGCTCGCTCAGGAGGTTCTCTGCCTGGCAAAAGACCGGCAGGCTCAAACTGCGATCATCATCCCCGACGAAGCTATCCCGCCGGAACGGTTCGCTGCGGAAGAACTCCAACATCATGTCGAGAAGGCGACGGGGGCGACGCTGTCCATTTATCCCGAGAGGGAAGCGGCCCTCGGTTATGAAGGCCTGATCTATCTCGGCAACTGCCGCAAGACGTCTGAGGTTGGCATCGACGTGACTTCAATCGAGCCCTCGGGATATATCGTGAGAACCGTGGGCGGCAGTCTCTTTCTCGCCGGCCGGGATCGATTCCGGGGCGGCGAGGTCGACTCGGCATGGTGCGCCAACTGGCAGGGAACCCTGTTCGCCGTCTACGACCTCCTCGAGAACGACCTGGGAGTTCGATGGCTCTGGCCGGGGGAACTGGGCGAAATCGTTCCCGCCGCCAAAACCATCGAATTGGGTCCCGTGAACCGCAGCGGCGCTCCCCGCTATCTCGAGGCCAGACTCTGCGTACCAGGTTATCCTTCGGATGCGCTGGGATGGGCCTCGGAAGAGAACAAGAAGAACTTCCTGGAAGCCCAAAGGGTGTTCCTGTTGCGTCACCGCCTCGTGACTGTCCAAAACATGGCCTACGGGCATCATTTCCAGGAGTACTGGAAAAAGTTCGGCCAAACCCGCCCCGAGTTCTTCAACATGCTTCCGAACGGCGAGCGCGAACCTTTGCCAGGCGACGACGGCTCCAACATCACCCTTTGCGTTTCACAACCAGCCCTTTGGGCCCAGATCGTCTCCGAATGGAGCCAGCATCCGGAAAGAAATCCGGACAACATCCCGTACCGCCCGTTTGTGAATGCCTGCGAGAACGACACGCCCGGCATGTGTGCCTGCCCGACATGCCGGTCCTGGGACGCGCCGGATCCTCTCTTCAAAGACCATGACTATTGGGGCAAGGGAATCATTCCCGACCGTGCTCACAGGTTTTCCGTGGGGGTCGCCCCCTGGAGCCAGAGCCGGTTCACCGCGTCCAAAGAAGGGCCGTCCTTGGCCGACCGGTACGCCCTTTTCTACCTCTCCGTGTTAGAGGAAGCCAAGAAGGTCGACAAAGACGCCAAGGTCATTGGATACGCTTACGCCAATTACTGGAAAGCGCCCAAAGCGGTCGAACTCAACGAGGATGTCATCATCTCGTACGTTCCGCCTCTGTGGTTTCCCTACACGGAGGAGCAGAGCCGGGAATTCCGCGAGAACTGGGACGGCTGGAGAAATGCGGGCGTGAAACACCTCGTGTTGCGGCCTAACCTTACCCACGCCGGAACCAACCTGCCGGTGTTCTACGCCCGGAAACTGGCGGCTGATTTCACCTATGCCGCGGAAAGGGGCATGATTGCCACGGCGTTCGATTCCCTGCTCGGCGCCTACAGTGCCCAAGGACCAACGCTCTACACCCTGGCCAGAATCCACGAACACCCCGATTGGTCCGCCGACAGAATCCTTGATGAGTATTATTCCGGTTTCGGCCCGGCCCAAGTGCCCGTACAACGCTATTTCGAGTATTGGGAGAAGCACTCCGATTCACTTGACCCGAGCGCGGTCGAGAGAATCTGCCGGGAAGAGCAGGATTCACAAGGCCGCCCCGGAGGCGGTTTCAAGAACTATGTGCGCATTGCACACCGCATCTTCCCGCCGGAGACCTTTGTCGAGGCGCGCGGGCTTCTCAGTGCCGCTATCGAGGGGGCCAGCGGCGACGAACTGGCCGAGCGCCGAGTCGCCTATCTGGAAAAAGGTCTTACGGATGCCGAGATGACAGCCGCCGTCCGGGCCGCCCAATCCAACGCGGAAAAAAAGCCCAGCGACGAGAATAGCCGCTTATTTGAAGACGCTTTACGCAATCTTGTCGCGTACCGGGCCAGCGTTGAGGCCGACTACGTCTGCAATTTCGGCCACGCGGCATACCGAGAGAAGAACGGCTCAGGCTGGAACCACGCATTGTGA
- a CDS encoding carbon-nitrogen hydrolase family protein, whose translation MKATFILASVALSTLFPVVSVAAEASHSDPNLPGRHVKVAAIAIGFGGDRDAKLKLALNCLKTAGEHHVDIACLPEEFCGVTPEPVTGPVVTAVAKLAAEYRMYVICPICEQAGEEQYNTAVLVDREGHVAGHYRKVFVFWNENLHASREGVKIFDTDFGRISILTCFDINFPELWHAASMQGAEVMFWASAYAGGMTLNAYATVHNYYVVGVGEGTIVDCTGVTLAPAETPRENLFITTLDLDRTFVHEDFTRRKLDRLLAEHTSEIEVEQKYEKEGWTLLRSIKPGVRVRDLCAQYEIESLQQYRNRSREQIDQRREAGQRIAADEAGKPL comes from the coding sequence ATGAAGGCCACGTTCATCTTGGCGTCGGTAGCCCTCAGTACATTGTTCCCAGTCGTTTCAGTAGCGGCAGAGGCGTCCCATTCAGACCCCAACCTGCCCGGACGTCACGTCAAGGTGGCGGCAATTGCCATCGGTTTTGGCGGGGACCGCGACGCCAAACTCAAACTTGCACTGAACTGCCTGAAGACCGCCGGAGAGCATCATGTAGACATCGCGTGCTTGCCGGAGGAGTTTTGCGGGGTGACGCCAGAACCCGTTACAGGGCCTGTTGTCACTGCAGTCGCAAAGCTGGCCGCTGAATACAGAATGTACGTGATCTGTCCGATATGTGAGCAGGCGGGCGAGGAACAGTACAACACCGCCGTGCTCGTTGACCGCGAAGGACACGTCGCGGGCCATTATCGCAAGGTCTTCGTATTCTGGAATGAAAACCTCCATGCCAGCCGCGAGGGCGTAAAGATCTTTGATACCGACTTTGGCCGGATCAGCATTCTGACCTGCTTCGATATCAACTTCCCCGAACTCTGGCACGCCGCATCCATGCAGGGAGCCGAGGTCATGTTCTGGGCAAGCGCCTACGCCGGAGGTATGACCCTTAACGCGTATGCGACGGTTCACAACTACTACGTGGTGGGCGTGGGGGAGGGCACCATCGTCGACTGCACCGGCGTTACGCTGGCGCCAGCCGAAACGCCTCGCGAAAACCTGTTCATTACTACGCTGGACCTCGACCGTACGTTTGTTCATGAAGACTTCACCAGGCGCAAGCTGGATCGGCTGTTAGCGGAACACACATCCGAGATCGAGGTCGAACAGAAATATGAGAAGGAAGGATGGACCCTGCTCCGATCGATCAAACCGGGTGTCCGCGTTCGTGACCTGTGCGCACAGTACGAAATCGAGTCTCTGCAGCAGTACCGCAACCGTAGCAGAGAGCAGATCGACCAGCGCCGCGAAGCAGGCCAGCGGATTGCCGCAGATGAGGCCGGAAAACCCCTGTGA
- a CDS encoding sugar phosphate isomerase/epimerase family protein, with product MLSRRRFLQAALAMAAGAGGTPVWSEARNKGLECLNLAFMCWRIGDILDFDAQVQWVKEAGFESIAFHASPGHPGKWRGVDPAQADAQERQRLRDLLAPFKRREIHAPFSAELAHETPAAVLRQLETTFAFAGDVGANVVTVHPNPPKLDVPDTATWQNALDQLERAAEAAGIQVGIEFMQGFEWLRNPPRKHIGVTLDIGHMYLNDGAGHKPYDGIGNLISFLDDLLVHVHIHDYDGEHDHIEIGTGHIDFDAVLAALAGIGYRGMLCLELNPERVTPEGIKRSAEFLRRRARELGLV from the coding sequence ATGCTGTCTCGCAGGCGGTTTCTGCAAGCGGCACTGGCCATGGCTGCTGGCGCGGGCGGGACGCCTGTATGGTCTGAAGCGAGAAATAAGGGGCTGGAATGTCTGAATCTCGCCTTCATGTGCTGGCGTATCGGCGACATCCTTGACTTCGATGCGCAGGTGCAGTGGGTGAAGGAAGCGGGCTTCGAGTCCATTGCCTTCCATGCCTCGCCCGGCCACCCCGGAAAGTGGCGGGGCGTCGACCCGGCCCAGGCCGATGCGCAAGAGCGCCAGCGCCTGCGGGATTTGCTCGCTCCGTTCAAACGTCGCGAGATTCATGCGCCGTTCTCCGCCGAACTTGCCCATGAAACGCCCGCAGCCGTCCTGAGACAGCTGGAGACAACATTCGCCTTTGCCGGAGACGTTGGCGCAAACGTGGTCACCGTTCACCCCAATCCGCCGAAACTCGATGTCCCGGACACCGCAACGTGGCAGAATGCCCTGGACCAGCTAGAGCGTGCGGCCGAGGCTGCAGGAATCCAAGTGGGCATCGAGTTCATGCAAGGGTTTGAATGGCTGCGGAATCCTCCGCGCAAACATATCGGGGTCACGCTCGACATCGGCCACATGTACTTGAACGACGGCGCGGGCCACAAACCTTACGATGGGATCGGCAACTTGATCAGCTTCCTGGACGATCTGCTCGTCCACGTACACATTCACGACTACGACGGCGAACACGATCACATCGAGATCGGGACGGGGCACATCGATTTCGACGCGGTACTGGCCGCTCTTGCGGGTATTGGTTACCGCGGCATGCTCTGCCTCGAACTGAATCCTGAACGGGTTACGCCCGAAGGGATCAAGCGCAGCGCCGAGTTTCTCCGCCGTCGAGCGCGTGAACTCGGTCTTGTGTAG
- a CDS encoding PIG-L family deacetylase: protein MRIMAFGAHPDDVEIFCSGTLAKYAAQGHPVGIAVMTRGDVGSPTLSRNEIAAVREREARNAAALIKADFFWMGYDDEFLYDSPDVRRHVVDVIRQFRPDIIVCPDKDRDYHPDHTRTGQIVWDTHVMATVANIPTGHPPAGHIHEIWFYDTMAGIDFQPEFYVDISGHWETKARMIACHESQAAWLISQYGKTPTHYAEIQTRFRGYQAGCEFAEAFRRSHTFPSAAARDIVPVEPNT from the coding sequence ATGCGCATCATGGCTTTCGGGGCACACCCCGACGATGTCGAGATATTCTGTTCGGGCACGCTTGCAAAATACGCCGCACAGGGCCACCCCGTCGGTATCGCCGTCATGACCCGCGGAGACGTCGGCTCTCCCACGCTCTCGCGAAACGAGATAGCAGCCGTCCGCGAACGCGAGGCACGCAACGCCGCCGCCCTGATCAAGGCCGATTTCTTCTGGATGGGCTACGATGACGAATTCCTGTATGATTCGCCCGACGTACGCCGTCACGTCGTCGACGTCATCCGGCAGTTTCGCCCTGACATCATCGTCTGCCCGGACAAGGACCGTGACTACCATCCTGACCATACGCGCACCGGCCAAATCGTCTGGGATACCCACGTCATGGCCACCGTAGCAAATATTCCAACCGGCCACCCGCCTGCCGGACACATCCACGAAATCTGGTTCTACGACACCATGGCAGGCATCGATTTTCAGCCCGAGTTCTACGTGGACATCTCCGGCCACTGGGAAACCAAGGCGCGCATGATCGCCTGCCACGAAAGCCAGGCCGCGTGGCTCATCAGCCAGTACGGCAAAACTCCCACACACTACGCCGAAATTCAGACCCGGTTTCGCGGATATCAGGCCGGATGCGAGTTTGCCGAGGCATTCCGCCGTTCACACACGTTCCCATCCGCCGCGGCGCGCGATATCGTGCCCGTGGAACCAAATACCTAG
- a CDS encoding sodium/solute symporter (Members of the Solute:Sodium Symporter (SSS), TC 2.A.21 as described in tcdb.org, catalyze solute:Na+ symport. Known solutes for members of the family include sugars, amino acids, nucleosides, inositols, vitamins, urea or anions, depending on the system.), translating into MTFTLSALDIAVILVSLFLVLAVGLWASRKQGRTARDYFLASGKLPWWIIGAAFVSTSVSSEQIVGTIGQAYKHGMGIANWEWWLLPVYSVLIIVFIPIYLRNRISTVPELLSRRFSSVCGDIYSYIMLFAYIFVFLVPVLYGGSLTFASLTGWNFYYILWAMIILVAAYTVKGGLMSVVWTDALQCLMLVGGGLLLFFVSLHQVPGGWHAMVEANPERFHLYCPPDHEVSPFLGVLAGTIGLFVFYSAANQVMVQRVLGARSRWDGIMGIVFAGFINFLRPLVTCFLGFIVYHWIHEMHQAEPLDSVDQAFAFSLRYLAPEWGLRGIVLAGFIAAVMSTVSALANSTATIFSLDVYKKLLRPGAPERDVVTVGRMASLSALVIAGILAPQVERFGGIFLYFQQGITFIATPIITVILAGLFSRRVNATGALAGLIAGIISTAVLLGLLIAGIHMPFHWLYVGFFQQLLVLAVVIAGSLATSAPPSENTEPFLWRPSLLTEHVRLEPARPWYASAALWYALFAAIWFYLYWRFW; encoded by the coding sequence ATGACTTTTACTCTCAGCGCGCTTGATATCGCGGTAATTCTGGTTTCCCTTTTCCTGGTCCTGGCCGTTGGGCTGTGGGCCTCCCGAAAACAGGGCCGGACCGCGCGAGACTACTTCCTGGCCTCAGGAAAACTGCCCTGGTGGATCATCGGCGCCGCGTTCGTCTCGACCAGCGTGTCGAGCGAACAGATCGTCGGAACCATCGGGCAGGCCTACAAACACGGCATGGGCATCGCGAACTGGGAATGGTGGCTCCTCCCCGTCTATAGCGTGCTCATTATCGTGTTCATCCCCATCTACCTCCGCAACAGGATTTCGACGGTCCCCGAACTGCTCTCCCGCCGGTTCAGCTCGGTCTGCGGCGACATCTACAGCTATATCATGCTTTTCGCCTACATCTTCGTCTTTCTGGTGCCGGTGCTGTACGGCGGCAGCCTGACCTTCGCCAGCCTGACGGGATGGAACTTCTACTACATTCTCTGGGCCATGATAATTCTTGTGGCCGCATACACCGTCAAGGGCGGGCTCATGTCGGTTGTGTGGACGGATGCCCTTCAGTGCCTCATGCTCGTCGGGGGCGGTTTGCTTCTCTTTTTCGTGTCCCTGCATCAGGTGCCTGGCGGCTGGCATGCCATGGTTGAGGCCAATCCCGAACGCTTCCACTTGTACTGCCCGCCGGACCACGAGGTCTCGCCGTTCCTCGGCGTCCTCGCCGGCACAATCGGGTTGTTTGTCTTCTACTCCGCGGCCAACCAGGTCATGGTCCAGCGGGTACTCGGGGCGCGCTCGAGGTGGGATGGCATCATGGGTATCGTCTTTGCCGGGTTCATCAATTTCTTGCGGCCCCTTGTCACCTGTTTTCTCGGGTTCATCGTGTACCATTGGATCCATGAAATGCACCAGGCGGAGCCGCTTGACTCCGTAGACCAGGCCTTCGCCTTCTCGCTCCGCTATCTTGCGCCGGAATGGGGGCTGCGAGGCATCGTCCTCGCCGGCTTTATTGCCGCCGTGATGTCCACAGTCAGCGCCTTGGCCAATTCGACCGCGACGATCTTCTCGCTGGACGTCTACAAGAAACTTCTCCGGCCCGGCGCCCCTGAGCGGGACGTTGTGACCGTCGGCCGCATGGCCTCGCTGTCGGCCCTGGTGATTGCGGGAATACTGGCGCCGCAGGTCGAGCGCTTCGGCGGCATCTTCCTCTACTTCCAACAGGGTATCACGTTTATCGCCACGCCCATCATCACGGTCATCCTGGCGGGCCTTTTCTCGCGCCGCGTCAATGCCACCGGCGCGCTTGCCGGACTGATAGCGGGCATCATTAGCACGGCGGTGCTTCTTGGTCTGCTTATCGCTGGCATCCACATGCCGTTTCACTGGCTCTATGTGGGCTTCTTCCAACAGTTGCTCGTGCTTGCCGTTGTTATCGCAGGCTCCCTCGCGACCTCCGCGCCGCCATCAGAAAACACCGAACCCTTCTTGTGGCGGCCGAGCCTGCTGACCGAACACGTCCGGCTGGAACCCGCGAGACCCTGGTACGCGAGCGCCGCTCTCTGGTACGCTCTTTTCGCGGCCATCTGGTTCTACTTGTATTGGCGATTCTGGTAA
- a CDS encoding TIM barrel protein, which yields MLQLDVCLETVFPGTPAEERITRIAECGYNCVEFWMHDSTQDAPDGAQRKDPKALRQACAAAGVAINNFVVNPPDDGSTGGAPVMSETHKRYLERVAECIEFGKAAGCSKAITCAGNETPGRSWEQMRATIEKALGEAAALAEKHQFTLLLEPLNTLVDHKGYCLSSSDVGAGIVRDIGSPALRLLYDVYHMQIMEGNVIDHIRRNMDAIGHFHSAGVPGRGEHYEGELNYPGILHAIEKTGYKGAFGLEYFPKLRDHAQSLRNVRQYLLQPASGSGPCCC from the coding sequence ATGCTGCAACTGGATGTTTGCCTCGAAACCGTGTTCCCCGGCACGCCGGCCGAGGAGCGCATTACCCGCATCGCCGAATGCGGATACAACTGCGTCGAGTTCTGGATGCACGACTCGACCCAGGACGCCCCCGACGGCGCGCAGCGCAAAGACCCCAAAGCGCTCCGGCAGGCCTGTGCCGCCGCCGGAGTGGCCATTAACAACTTCGTAGTTAATCCGCCCGACGATGGTTCGACGGGGGGAGCGCCGGTCATGTCCGAAACCCACAAACGCTACCTCGAGCGCGTCGCTGAATGCATCGAGTTCGGCAAGGCAGCCGGATGCTCGAAGGCCATCACCTGCGCTGGCAACGAAACGCCCGGGCGTTCCTGGGAACAGATGAGGGCAACCATCGAGAAGGCCCTCGGAGAAGCCGCTGCTCTGGCGGAAAAACACCAGTTCACGCTGCTTCTCGAACCGCTCAACACCCTCGTGGACCACAAGGGGTATTGCCTCAGCTCTTCCGATGTCGGCGCCGGCATCGTGCGCGACATTGGCAGTCCCGCCTTGCGCCTGCTTTACGATGTCTACCACATGCAGATCATGGAAGGAAACGTCATAGACCACATTCGCCGGAACATGGATGCCATCGGGCATTTTCATTCCGCCGGCGTTCCCGGGCGAGGCGAGCATTATGAGGGCGAATTGAACTACCCCGGTATCCTTCACGCGATCGAGAAAACCGGATACAAGGGCGCATTCGGTCTCGAGTACTTCCCGAAACTGCGCGACCACGCCCAATCGCTGCGTAACGTGCGCCAATACTTGCTGCAACCCGCGTCCGGCTCCGGACCGTGCTGCTGCTAA